A stretch of DNA from Halobacteriovorax vibrionivorans:
CTTTGCGATTATCTTCATTAACAATTAATTCAATTTTCTCACCTGTTTCAATTTCTCCAGAGATAACTTTAGCAACGTGAACATGAACATTCTTAACTTTCATCGTATCGAGAATTTGTAACTCACCCGTTGCAGTTCTAGCAGTTCCAATATCACCGGCCTGTCCACCTGACTCACCGTAAAAAGGCGTGTGCTTTGTTGCAAAGTATGTAGTTTCATCGTCACGATATATCTTTAAAATTTCACTATCAGTTTCTAGAGAATCGTATCCAGTGAACTCTGTATCATCGACTTCGATAAACTCAAGCTCAATTCTTTCTTGATCTGCTGCCACCCCGCCTTTTCTCGAAATAACTCGAGAAGCTTTTCTATGGGCTTCATAACATTCGTTATATTCAATTTCAGCAAACTCGATATTCTTTGAAGCAAGCTCTGCCTTAATTACTTCTAAAGGAAGCCCATGAGTCGTCACAAGCTCAAATGCGACATGACCAGGAAATAGCTCTTTAGATTTAGGATTCGTTGAAAGCTCCTCTTCAATTTTTTTAAGGCCATTTTCAACAATAGGAACAAATTCATTAATTTCTTGTTCCATATTATAGATGATTGCTTCACGAGCAGACTTAAGCTGTGGATAGTAATCACCGAGCATCTCAATTGTTTTTTGAATATGCTTTTTAAAGACTGGTTTTACGCCTCTTGAGATACAAGCCGCAACACACTTTCTAATTAAACGTCTTGGAATATAACCTTGGCCTTCGTTTCCAGGCATAATCCCTTCACCAAGGATCATAATACTTGCACGCATATGATCAGAGATCATACGCTCTGTTTGAACATCAGTATTTTTGCCTAATAACTCTTTTGAAAGTTGCATTAGAGGAGCGAGAAGATCTGTTTCATATACTGAGTCACATCCATTCATAACCATAGCAAGTCTTTCAAGACCAGAACCTGTATCGACAGACTTAAGAGGAAGTGGTTCAAAAGTACCATCCTTCTTCTTATTAAGCTCCATGAAGACACCAGCGTTCCAAATCTCAATGTAACGACTTACATCATCAAAATGTCCACCTGGTTTATATTCAGGGCCATATTCAGTACCAGTATCATAGAAAACTTCTGTACATGGCCCACAAGGTCCATGGTCCCCAGCTGGTCCCCAGAAATTATCATCACCTAGAACAACAATATGATCTTCAGGAACACCGCACTTTTTCCATGCTTCAATTGACTCCGTATCTGGCTTAATACCAAGGTCTTCATTTCCACCATAAACAGTGAAATATAGGCGTTTTGGATCAAAGTCCAATTCATCAACAAGTAGGTCATATGCAAGCTTACATGCTTTATCTTTGTAATAATCACCAATTGACCACGACCCTAGCATTTCAAAGATTGTTAAGTGATGGCGATCTCCAACATCATCAATATCTTTAGTTCTAATACAAGGTTGATAATTTGCTAGCCTTGGTGATGGTGGCGTTTCTTTTCCAAGAAAGTAATTCTTTAATGGCGCCATACCTGAATTTATAAAAAGCAGTGTCGGATCATTTTGAGGAACGATCGATGAAGCACCGATTTTTAAATGGTCCATCTTTTCAAAGTATTCTAAAAATTTCTCTCTAATTTCTCGAGACGAAAGTGGCTGCATAATTTTTCTTCCTTATATTTCTTTGCCAGTATTACTACTCGCATCATTCGTTATGTGTATAAGTCCCCAAAATATACTATAAAATCGAGCTTCCGACTACTTCTAGCGTTAAAAAATATGACCAGATTTAGGATAAAAACTGTTATCAATGTGGGTTAAAAAGCATATATTTATACCAAAGAAGAAAGAAACAACATGTGCGCAATATTACGAACAGGAGATGATGTATGACTCAATTTTATGCAGACATGGGAATTAACATGGAGCGCCCAAATAATAGAATATTTGTGGACTCACCACGTAGTTTTTTAATCCAAGAAACAGTTGCTCGTGGCATTGGAAAACTTACTAAAGATGGAGCACTTGTTGTCGAGACAGGAAAGCATACGGGACGAAGCGCTAATGACCGCTATATCGTTCGCGATGAAGTTACAGAAAACACTATTTGGTGGGAAAATAACTTCAAAGAAATGACACCTGATACTTTTGCTAAGCTAAAGAGTCATATCATCAACTACCTAAATCAAGATCGTGACCTATTTATTACAGAAAGAAGTGTTGGAGCTGATGAAGTACACAATCTTGGAGCAAGACTTGTGACAACAAATCCAAATCATGCACTTTTCTCAACTCACTTATTTAGAGATAAGGTTAGAGACTTTAATGAAAATGATTTTACAATTCTTCACGCACCAGAATTACAACTAGACCCAAATGAGTTTGGTCTTCGTTCTGAAACTGCTGTTGTTACTTGCTTAAAATCAAAACTAACAATTATTGCAGGTACTCTTTATGCAGGTGAAATCAAAAAGAGTATGTTTGCGGCCATGAACTACCTTCTGCCAGAATCAAATATTATGCCGACTCACTCAGGTGCTTCACGTCTTGAAAATGGTGAAGTTTCAGTATTTTTTGGTTTATCTGGAACAGGGAAAACAACTCTTTCAACTGATGAAGGAACATTCCTAATCGGTGATGATGAACACGGAATTAGTGAAGCAGGTACATTCAACTTTGAAGGTGGTTGTTACGCAAAAACATATAAGCTTTCTAAAGAAGGTGAACCTGAAATTTATAAAGCTTCTAATCGTTTTGGTTCATTACTTGAAAACGTTATTCTTGATGAGAATACAGGACTTGTTGATTTTTATGACAAGACTCTTTCAGAGAATGGACGTGCATCATATCCTCTAGAATTCATCGAAGAATTAGAAACATCTTCACGTGGAGATATTCCTAAGCATGTATTCTTCCTATCTGCCGATGCCTTTGGTGTTCTTCCGCCAGTGGCAAAGCTTACAAAAGAACAAGCAATGTTCTATTTTGTTCTAGGATATACTGCAAAGCTTGCAGGTACAGAAATCGGTGTAAAAGAGCCAACAGCTACTTTCTCATCATGCTTTGGTGCACCTTTCATGCTTCGCCACCCAAGTGAGTACGCAAAACTTCTTGGTGAGTATATTGATAAATTAGGATT
This window harbors:
- the alaS gene encoding alanine--tRNA ligase, which gives rise to MQPLSSREIREKFLEYFEKMDHLKIGASSIVPQNDPTLLFINSGMAPLKNYFLGKETPPSPRLANYQPCIRTKDIDDVGDRHHLTIFEMLGSWSIGDYYKDKACKLAYDLLVDELDFDPKRLYFTVYGGNEDLGIKPDTESIEAWKKCGVPEDHIVVLGDDNFWGPAGDHGPCGPCTEVFYDTGTEYGPEYKPGGHFDDVSRYIEIWNAGVFMELNKKKDGTFEPLPLKSVDTGSGLERLAMVMNGCDSVYETDLLAPLMQLSKELLGKNTDVQTERMISDHMRASIMILGEGIMPGNEGQGYIPRRLIRKCVAACISRGVKPVFKKHIQKTIEMLGDYYPQLKSAREAIIYNMEQEINEFVPIVENGLKKIEEELSTNPKSKELFPGHVAFELVTTHGLPLEVIKAELASKNIEFAEIEYNECYEAHRKASRVISRKGGVAADQERIELEFIEVDDTEFTGYDSLETDSEILKIYRDDETTYFATKHTPFYGESGGQAGDIGTARTATGELQILDTMKVKNVHVHVAKVISGEIETGEKIELIVNEDNRKASMRNHSATHLLHSALHEVIGKHAIQKGSMVTADRLRFDFQNPQAVSNEELIKVEALVNKWIMQNDSRTTKLCSYEEAIDSGAMALFGEKYDSDVRVIAFGKDSVELCGGTHVGRTGDIGLFVITSETSVAKGIRRIEAVTGSAAIKVMQERSALLNAAAKELSTKPTEVPARIKDLRSEMKKKIKEAQAKAAQGGSTEFKKEVKRDYEGFKLFAATMEADAKAVKEVGDNLINKGDYQLICLLTKDEKGMKSFVWSNSDVKAGDFLKKILEPVSGRGGGRPNFAQGGAPDVNSGTQVIEFIESL
- a CDS encoding phosphoenolpyruvate carboxykinase (ATP), which encodes MTQFYADMGINMERPNNRIFVDSPRSFLIQETVARGIGKLTKDGALVVETGKHTGRSANDRYIVRDEVTENTIWWENNFKEMTPDTFAKLKSHIINYLNQDRDLFITERSVGADEVHNLGARLVTTNPNHALFSTHLFRDKVRDFNENDFTILHAPELQLDPNEFGLRSETAVVTCLKSKLTIIAGTLYAGEIKKSMFAAMNYLLPESNIMPTHSGASRLENGEVSVFFGLSGTGKTTLSTDEGTFLIGDDEHGISEAGTFNFEGGCYAKTYKLSKEGEPEIYKASNRFGSLLENVILDENTGLVDFYDKTLSENGRASYPLEFIEELETSSRGDIPKHVFFLSADAFGVLPPVAKLTKEQAMFYFVLGYTAKLAGTEIGVKEPTATFSSCFGAPFMLRHPSEYAKLLGEYIDKLGFNVWMVNTGWTGGAYGTGQRFPLNITRQIIRNIQANNLDKVETEQDPIFGLHIPKMVGEIPSTILNPQKSWEDQEAYTKKAQELADSFHKQMSTFGNFYEENISGAPTFGK